A window of the Mus pahari chromosome 1, PAHARI_EIJ_v1.1, whole genome shotgun sequence genome harbors these coding sequences:
- the Ptgdr2 gene encoding prostaglandin D2 receptor 2, with the protein MANVTLKPLCPLLEEMVQLPNHSNSSLRYIDHVSVLLHGLASLLGLVENGLILFVVGCRMRQTVVTTWVLHLALSDLLAAASLPFFTYFLAVGHSWELGTTFCKLHSSVFFLNMFASGFLLSAISLDRCLQVVRPVWAQNHRTVAVAHRVCLMLWALAVLNTIPYFVFRDTIPRIDGRIMCYYNMLLWNPGPDRDTTCDYRQKALAVSKFLLAFVVPLAIIASSHVAVSLRLHHRGRQRTSRFVRLVAAIVVAFVLCWGPYHIFSLLEARAHSVTTLRQLVSRGLPFVTSLAFFNSVVNPLLYVFTCPDMLYKLRRSLRAVLESVLEDSDPSGGTRNHRRRASSTATPASTLLLADRLPQLRPARLIRWMRRGSAEVPQRV; encoded by the coding sequence atggccAACGTCACACTGAAGCCGCTCTGTCCACTCTTGGAGGAGATGGTCCAGCTTCCAAACCACAGCAACTCTAGCCTCCGCTATATCGACCACGTGTCGGTGCTGTTGCACGGGTTGGCCTCGCTGCTGGGCCTGGTGGAAAACGGACTCATCCTGTTTGTGGTGGGCTGTCGCATGCGCCAGACAGTGGTCACCACCTGGGTGCTGCACCTGGCGCTGTCCGACTTGTTAGCCGCcgcctcccttcctttcttcacctACTTCCTGGCAGTGGGCCACTCGTGGGAGCTGGGCACTACCTTCTGCAAGCTACATTCCTCGGTCTTCTTCCTCAACATGTTTGCCAGCGGCTTCCTGCTCAGTGCCATCAGCCTAGATCGCTGCCTGCAGGTGGTGAGGCCAGTGTGGGCACAGAACCACCGCACGGTGGCGGTCGCGCACAGAGTCTGCCTGATGCTCTGGGCTCTGGCGGTGCTCAACACAATACCATATTTCGTGTTCAGAGACACCATCCCGCGGATTGATGGCCGCATCATGTGCTATTACAACATGCTGCTCTGGAATCCAGGGCCTGACCGCGACACCACGTGCGACTACCGCCAGAAGGCCCTGGCGGTCAGCAAGTTCCTGCTGGCCTTCGTGGTACCTCTGGCCATCATCGCTTCGAGCCACGTGGCTGTGAGCCTGCGACTGCACCACCGTGGTCGCCAGAGGACCAGCCGCTTTGTGCGCCTGGTGGCGGCCATCGTGGTGGCCTTCGTGCTCTGCTGGGGGCCCTACCACATCTTCAGTCTGCTGGAGGCGCGTGCCCATTCTGTCACCACACTACGGCAGCTCGTGTCACGTGGGCTGCCCTTTGTCACCAGCCTGGCCTTCTTCAACAGCGTGGTCAACCCACTGCTCTACGTGTTCACATGTCCCGACATGTTATACAAGCTGCGGCGCTCGCTACGCGCGGTGCTTGAAAGTGTGCTGGAGGACAGCGATCCGAGTGGTGGGACCCGCAACCATCGCCGCCGCGCCTCCTCCACCGCCACCCCAGCCTCTACCCTCCTGCTGGCTGACCGACTTCCCCAACTGCGTCCTGCGCGCTTGATCCGCTGGATGAGACGTGGCAGTGCAGAGGTCCCACAGAGGGTCTGA